In Planctomycetota bacterium, a single window of DNA contains:
- a CDS encoding peptidoglycan-binding domain-containing protein: MPSEGTTHRVISGECIASIAVRAGHFPDTVWNHPDNQALRELRADPNVLLVGDEVFVPALREKQESCATEQKHRFRRKGVPSELNVRIEFNGEPRADIPYTLVIDGVSTDGQTDADGWVRAPIPPGARDARLTLRPQGKPPEEIHLQLGHLDPADTVSGQKGRLRNLGYYHGPIDNTRCDEFQSAVRVFQKKMSLPETGRVDAATRDKIKSEHQS, from the coding sequence GTGCCGAGCGAAGGAACCACGCACCGGGTGATCTCCGGCGAGTGCATCGCGAGCATCGCCGTGCGCGCCGGGCATTTCCCCGACACCGTCTGGAACCACCCGGACAACCAGGCCCTTCGCGAACTTCGTGCGGACCCCAACGTGCTCCTCGTCGGCGACGAGGTCTTCGTCCCCGCCCTCCGCGAGAAGCAGGAATCCTGCGCCACCGAGCAGAAGCACCGCTTCCGGCGCAAGGGCGTCCCCAGCGAGCTCAACGTCCGCATCGAGTTCAACGGCGAGCCCCGCGCGGACATCCCCTACACCCTCGTCATCGACGGCGTATCGACCGACGGCCAGACCGACGCCGACGGCTGGGTCCGCGCGCCCATCCCCCCGGGCGCGCGCGACGCCCGCCTCACCCTCCGCCCGCAGGGCAAGCCCCCCGAGGAGATCCACCTCCAGCTCGGGCATCTCGACCCCGCCGACACCGTGTCGGGCCAGAAGGGGCGCCTGCGCAACCTCGGGTACTACCACGGCCCGATCGACAACACCCGCTGCGACGAGTTCCAGAGCGCGGTCCGTGTGTTCCAGAAGAAGATGTCGCTCCCCGAAACGGGGCGCGTCGACGCCGCCACCCGCGACAAGATCAAGAGCGAGCACCAGTCGTAG
- the tssI gene encoding type VI secretion system tip protein TssI/VgrG → MAKWTQANRAIGISTPLADDVLLLQGFSMTEELGRPFVAHLELRSEQGEIDPNAILGGNVTIRVNLPNGENRFINGFIARFSQEEYQGDEASNKFRATMVPWLWFLTRAAGCRIFQNKSVPDIVKQVFDDLKFTDYEFKTTGTYAEREYVVQYRETSFNFISRLLEEEGIYYWFKHENGKHTMILNDTPARHEPNEHYAEVKYVGDETSSVGEERVWDLSVEHQVQPGTTAMIDFDFTAPTKNLYVKREDPKQHPQAAFEIFDFPGRYKEFADGETYAAIRNEELACQHVVTRLVGNVRGITAGSKFTLTDYPLASRNAEYVCTSVSCSVQVDEYEMGKSGDGEGVFQSAFTCIPADVQFRPARTTPRPHVAGPQTAIVVGPDGEEIFTDPDAFGRVKVHFHWDWKEKADENCSCWVRVSQNWAGKRWGALFLPRVGQEVIVDFLEGDPDCPVITGRLYNKDNMPPYALPDNKTMSTIKTNSSKGGEGFNELRFEDKKGEEQIFMHAEKNFDLRVKNDMFVTVLHDRHDIVENDHVIHIKHDTSRLIDNDLKEEIANDRNVKVGGKEAVEIAGSKSLSVAGDVIEEFGGAMSTAVSGKLSIQADKIVLEGSTNITLQVGSSYIAIDSSSIDIVSTDITINGESSITGEAGSELKLEGGSSAELKGGSSLTCEGGSSAEFKGGSSATLDGGASTTVKGGSITVG, encoded by the coding sequence ATGGCGAAGTGGACACAGGCGAACCGCGCGATCGGCATCAGCACCCCGCTGGCGGACGACGTGCTGCTGCTGCAGGGCTTCTCGATGACCGAGGAGCTGGGGCGCCCGTTCGTGGCGCACCTCGAGCTGCGCAGCGAGCAGGGGGAGATCGACCCCAACGCGATCCTCGGCGGGAACGTGACGATCCGGGTGAACCTTCCCAACGGCGAGAACCGGTTCATCAACGGGTTCATCGCCCGGTTCTCGCAGGAGGAGTACCAGGGGGACGAGGCGTCGAACAAGTTCCGCGCGACGATGGTCCCGTGGCTGTGGTTCCTGACGCGGGCCGCCGGATGCCGCATCTTCCAGAACAAGAGCGTGCCCGACATCGTGAAGCAGGTCTTCGACGACCTCAAGTTCACGGACTACGAGTTCAAGACGACGGGGACGTACGCGGAGCGGGAGTACGTGGTGCAGTACCGCGAGACCTCGTTCAACTTCATCAGCCGCCTGCTGGAGGAAGAGGGCATCTACTACTGGTTCAAGCACGAGAACGGCAAGCACACGATGATCCTGAACGACACGCCCGCGCGCCACGAGCCCAACGAGCACTACGCGGAGGTCAAGTACGTGGGCGACGAGACCTCGTCGGTGGGGGAGGAGCGGGTGTGGGACCTGTCCGTCGAGCATCAGGTGCAGCCGGGGACCACGGCGATGATCGACTTCGACTTCACCGCCCCCACGAAGAACCTGTACGTGAAGCGTGAGGACCCCAAGCAGCACCCGCAGGCGGCGTTCGAGATCTTCGACTTCCCCGGGCGCTACAAGGAGTTCGCGGACGGCGAGACGTACGCGGCGATCCGGAACGAGGAGCTCGCGTGCCAGCACGTCGTGACGCGGCTTGTGGGGAACGTGCGGGGGATCACCGCGGGGAGCAAGTTCACGCTCACCGACTACCCGCTGGCCAGCCGCAACGCGGAGTACGTCTGCACGTCGGTGTCGTGCAGCGTGCAGGTGGACGAGTACGAGATGGGCAAGTCCGGTGACGGCGAGGGCGTGTTCCAGAGCGCGTTCACGTGCATCCCGGCGGACGTGCAGTTCCGCCCCGCGCGCACCACCCCCAGGCCCCACGTCGCCGGGCCGCAGACGGCGATCGTCGTCGGCCCCGACGGGGAGGAGATCTTCACCGATCCGGACGCGTTCGGTCGCGTGAAGGTGCACTTCCACTGGGACTGGAAGGAGAAGGCCGACGAGAACTGCTCGTGCTGGGTCCGCGTGTCGCAGAACTGGGCGGGCAAGCGCTGGGGGGCGCTGTTCCTGCCGCGCGTGGGGCAGGAGGTCATCGTGGACTTCCTGGAGGGCGACCCGGATTGCCCGGTGATCACGGGGCGCCTGTACAACAAGGACAACATGCCCCCGTACGCGCTCCCCGACAACAAGACGATGTCGACGATCAAGACCAACAGCAGCAAGGGGGGCGAGGGCTTCAACGAGCTGCGCTTCGAGGACAAGAAGGGCGAAGAGCAGATCTTCATGCACGCGGAGAAGAACTTCGACCTGCGCGTGAAGAACGACATGTTCGTGACGGTGCTGCACGACCGGCACGACATCGTGGAGAACGACCACGTCATCCACATCAAGCACGACACCAGCCGCCTGATCGACAACGACCTCAAGGAGGAGATCGCCAACGACCGCAACGTGAAGGTCGGGGGCAAGGAGGCCGTCGAGATCGCCGGGAGCAAGTCCCTCAGCGTGGCGGGCGACGTGATCGAGGAGTTCGGCGGGGCGATGAGCACGGCCGTCTCCGGCAAGCTCTCGATCCAGGCCGACAAGATCGTGCTCGAGGGCTCCACGAACATCACGCTGCAGGTCGGCAGCTCGTACATCGCCATCGATTCCAGCTCGATCGACATCGTCTCCACCGACATCACCATCAACGGCGAGAGCAGCATCACGGGCGAGGCGGGGAGCGAGCTCAAGCTCGAGGGCGGCAGTTCCGCCGAGCTCAAGGGGGGCTCGTCGCTCACCTGCGAGGGCGGGTCGAGCGCCGAGTTCAAGGGCGGGTCGAGCGCCACGCTCGACGGGGGCGCGTCCACCACCGTCAAGGGCGGCTCCATCACCGTCGGCTAA